Genomic window (Rhododendron vialii isolate Sample 1 chromosome 4a, ASM3025357v1):
acacgacgggggacacgccacgggtgtgtgtgtgtatatatacacatatatgtatTCCCTAGTTTAAATTGGAAAATGTAAACAAAACGAAGTGGATGAGAGGAATCTGATGTTAGGGTTTCTTCTCTTTAGGACTTGTTTTTATAGGTTAACTTACACttaaatccaaaaatttcagTAATAACATAGTTACCctcaaaataatttaaaaaaatacacttacaccCCATCTGTGTCACCATACGTGTCCCTGCCGTGTCTCAGAAGTGTCCcccccaaaaaattaacttaaattGGACACGACACGTACACGTATCTAGCCTTGTCCCCGTGTTGGACACGGCGAtacctcgacctctagaggtgtcggtgctgcATAGCTCCCAAATGTGGGATATTTCTACAAGTTAGTCGTGTGCATATGTATCTCCCTAATTTGGAATTGAAGTTCTCTAATTTTATGAAGTAtgggatttttttggaattgaatCAGTCCTTGCACAAAGTTACAGTACAATATATGAATGTATGTTAGGTAAAGAAAGATACTCATCTAATACTATGGTTGATTCTTATAGAAGGAAAGTTGGTGTGATAAAGCAATATTCAGAAGTTGTCAAGCTGACGAACTCTTGTTGGGTCATAACGTGTCCAAAATCTGTACTGATGCTTAAGAGATTGACTCGTCTCTTAAACTGGTACCTATTCTCAAAATGGTTTCTCAACACTTCAAACTTGTGTGCAATGTCATTCTTGagttacaaaaaattaaatcttTACAAGCGTATCCTGGCTGTACCCATTTCATAGTACAACTTTCCCCTATGCTTATCCATATCATATCCGTCTCTCTATCCATGCTACGTATCTTTTTAATTGATATGTGTAAATGCACAAAGGTCGTTGATTGACAGTCTGATTTGTGAGTGGCTCTACAGAGGTTTTTGCTTTGTAGAGTTTGGGTTTTAATTTTGCTAAGATGTTTGGGATGGTTTTAGTAATGTTTTTGAATGTGTGGTTTGGCAGTGGCTCGATTTGACTTTTCGTGGGGGGACCCTGAGTATCACCAGGAGACTTTGGAAAATATGAGGGCCGCTgtgaagaaaacaacaaagctTTGTGCTGTATGTATACACATATCTTGGGTTTTGTGGGAAGAGTTCAAATGATGCTTCTGAAGTTCCTCCTTAGCACTCATTAATGATATTTAGATTATGTATtcgtatatatgtatgtatgtagcTTTTATGATTGTTCTTACTTATGTTGTTGGTGTTGTCAATCCTCTATTGGTGGGTAATCGTCATCAATTTttgagagtgtgtgtgtgtgtgtgttttaagTGGTTGGTTTTGCATAGATCCCCATTTGGTTGCTGAGAAGACTGATggggagaaaagaaaaatgaaagtggATTTATTTGTGATTTCTAAAAATTCGAAAATTTGAATCTGTGATATAATGCATTTTTGGGTCTCAAGGCATATGCATGTGCCAGTAAACCCAATATTTTTTGGGTGCTGTTTTAGTTGGATTGTTCTAAACGACTGATCTTTTATAATCTAGCTTTAtgtatttccttttcttttcctacatTTTTCTAGTAACCTGATTTAACAGCTATGTCCAAACTGGGCTGAGCGTTTTTGGGAAATTTTCAGGTTATGCTAGATACAGTGGGTGCCGAGTTGCAGGTTGTCACCAACACTGAGAAATCTATTTCACTAGAGGAGGATGGTATAGTTGTTCTAACCCCTGATCAAGGTCATGAAGCCTCTTCTGCAGTGTTGCCCATCAACTTTTCTGGACTGTCAAAGGTAAAAAACTTGCCTCTCCCCATTACTATTCCCTAGTGAATTACTTGTCTGTGTTTTGAGCCTTAATAGATTGTTGACACTGAATGCATGAATAAACATGTTTTGTGGGTTCCCAAAGTATTCAAAAAGGTTCATACTGCTGAAATTGTGTTCTATTGAATCACTAGTCATAATTTTCTACCAAAAATAGTATCGCTTTACTTGTCCAAAAATTGTTTAAGGTGTGCATGCCTTAACTTTAACAATGCATTACGATAAGTCGATACTTCTCTATATTTCAGCCCTCGGATCTAAATACTGTATGGTGGTTCCATACTAGTTGACATTGTTTCATGCACTTTCGGTGGAAGTTGGTGACCAATCCAGGTTATAGATTGTTAATGCAGAATGACTATATTGTCTCTTATGCggcatttgttttttgtttggactCTTGGGGGTAATAAAGTCGATGGCGCTTAGTTATTTCTTGTGTGGAATGATGCTGCTTCAGCGTGCTTGATACCACGCATGATTAGCTCTCCATATTGTTTTGTCAAATTATTTGGGAGCATATTGTTCGATAATCACGGTGACAAACTAACGGTGTTGTACAATCATATGACCTCTCTGTACATCATGCTAAGCAGGCTTCTGATGTGTGTTTTGCAGGCAGTGAAGAAAGGAGACACAATCTTTATCGGTCAATATCTCTTTACAGGAAGTGAGACTACTTCAGTTTGGCTGGAGGTAGGAGGCATAATGCCTGATGACTGGACTTGTTTCAATAGGTTTTGTTTCTCTGTGCACATGGGTGTCCTTTATGGGTGCATGTTGGGTATGTCCGTGGGATTTTGACTTAGGGTTGTTTGTTTCGACGTAAAAGCAGGATAGCATTTTTCCTGCAAAATGTTTTCGCTCAAACAGTTCCATAATAACATTTTCCACTTTCCAGTCTTTGGTTGGCAAAAAAATCTCCACAATAAAAGACACTTTAGATATATTTAGTTGATGAAAGGGTAAAAGCGAAAGGGATAAAAAAGGAGAAGATGTATGAAGACAGCTTGTAGCCTATAGGATGGGTGCAGTTTCTTtctcccctttctctctttctgtGGGTTATATATTactgctcctctctctctctctctctctctctctctctctctctctcacacacacacacacacacacacacacacacacacacacacacacacacgtgcgcgcacacacacactctcacatacacacacacacatggtgTGGTTGTTGATAGTGTCAAAGGGCAATAACCTCTCCAGGGTTGAGAAGTCTGGGTATGATGATTCCAAAAATGACATACTGGTTATTTGAgtggaaattaattttttccatatggtgtaaaacattttacttaaTCAAAGGCATTACATACTTTTTGTCCAACCAACCAATGGAAAAtgtgtaaaacattttaccattTATTCTACCGTGGGAAAAAATGGCGCCTTAAATTGTGAATCTATTACTTAGCAAGTTAGCATAGTTTGTTGGGAGTTGAGGTCATTCAAGTACAATGAAATTGGTTGAGCAGGTAAATGAAGTGAAAGGAGAAGATGTGGTTTGTGTGATAAAGAATTCTGCAACATTGGCTGGCTCATTGTTCACCCTCCATGTCTCTCAAATTCATATCGATTTGCCTACCCTCACTGAGAAAGATAAAGAGGTGAGTCCTGCTTTTAAGCACTACAAAGACCAAACATGAGTTTGTACGCTCCTGATAAAGTTAAAGGCTGAAACATACGGGGGGAAATAGTCCTCTGATATCATTTTTGTGAGTTCGAATTCAATCAAACCCTTTTCTACCAATGTGACTTTTGTATCATTCCCTTGTCATGCAAGGTTTGCTATATATTAGGGGTATTTGGGGACTCTAGAGTTCATGTGACTGTTACGGGTACTATCAGCATGCTGTAGTctcctatttttttaatgagaTTTCCCTCACGATTTTCTCCCGTGGACATAGGCTTTACATTGAACTATGTAGATAGTTTGTGTTGTTACTTTGGATAATCTGTTTCCCATTCTCGTTTTGTGTTCCAACATAAAAATCATTGCAAAGGATGTTCCATTGTTGGCAGAATGATTGCACAATATTGCTCACTGTTGACTTTGCATTCCTAAGCTTTATATAACTTGTGTGCTTTAGATCCAAGTATTTGGTCATCAAAGTGTCTCGTGATCAAGAATTGGCATGATTAATCTGGAATAATCTTTGTTGTAATCTGCGTAAGAGATTTTTCAAGATTGTGCTCTTCCCAACTAACACTTACCTTTTGATTCTATTACCTAGTACTTTTGGTGAAACTTTACTGTTCATTCAGGTCATTAGTACTTGGGGTGTAAAAAACACTTCTATGTTTTTTTCAAGATTGTGCTCCACTGCTCCTCTCAACTAACACTTAGCCTATGATTCTATTAGCTAGTGCTTCTGGTGAAAGTTTACTGTTCATTCAGGTCATTAGTACGTGGGGTGTTAAAAACAAGATTGACTTCCTCTCACTGTCATATACTCGTCATGCAGAAGACGTCCGTGAAGTAAGGGTGACTCAATTTTATTGCATCTATGTTGGGCTGCTTTCTTTAATTTCCCCAACATTCTAATTGTTTCAATGACTCTGATACAACAACTCTGTGTGCTATATTTTAGGCACGTGACTTCCTATCTAAGCTTGGTGATCTCAGCCAGACCCATATTTTTGCAAAGATTGAGAATGTAGAGGTGAATTTTATTGTAATGGTGGCTTGAATGAGCTTTGGCTTTGCTATCCATTGGCAAGTCCGCAGAGGATTGCTGGTGATTGTTTGAGAGAGTGAATTTATAAGTATCGTTTATATTTCTCTTTTCAGGGTTTGACCCACTTTGATGAAATCCTACAAGAAGCAGATGGGATTATCCTTTCTCGTGGAAATCTTGGCATAGATCTCCCACCTGAGAAGGTTAGTTCATTCTATTTAATTGTTTTGCTTACTTTCTGCACGACGAATGGTATGGTAATGTAGGATGATATGATTGGCCAATTATGCATGCATAAGATTCGTCCCACATAAAAATGTACATTTATCGCTTCAATGAACGCATGCATCCAGATGTTGTGTGAGCTTGATATATGTTTTCGCTCATTTATCTTCAGTTGTTTTAAGTACGGTTGATTATTGGGTGTGGCAATAGAGTTTGGAGCTGTTAGAGTTTCGGTAGGAGTTTGCTCTGTTTAGCTGGTTGCACTATGTTCTTTTCTTTGGGCCCGGGACATGTCTGAGGTGTTTCACTTGTGAAGCATGTGTGAAATTTGCGAAGTTGTTTGTTTGGGTAATTTTCTAAAAGCTTGACCTTTTGGGCATACTAGCTATAACTCGTGTGTATAGGCTCGTAACATACCaacaccatcatcaccaccctGGACTAACCACGTACCTTAAATTAAACTTTTAATAGTGTATGTTTCTACTCAAAGATGGCACAGTTTGATAATAACATCAAGAATCATCACATCATGTCCAAGGAGTTGGAGAATTGATGTATCATCTAAAACTTTAACCACATCGTATCCTAGTTTCCTTTCTCCATTATACCAAATAACATAGTAACTGGAAACTAGCAAACATAAAATGGAGAAATGGTAGTTTCAAGTTCTTTTCAAACCCACGTGTAGAAAGTCAGCACAGGTAGGGAATCATCATGGAGCTGTGGCctccaaacacccaaaatcgtAAAATCTGGAAACCGCACCGCACTGCttcaacttttcttttgaaaCAACAATATAATTCACAGGAACCATTACTTCACTGTTGAAGAGCCTGGGGAACACGTCTGCAGTGCATCAATCCATACCACTCTATCCTCTTGAGTCTTGGCCCTCAATTGCAGCCTTTTAGTATCCGTACATATACAGATACCAGTGATACCGCCATGCAAATGGATTTAGATAAGAAATATTGTCTTCTAATTTAATAAGTGGATTTATAGATTGCAATGAATATAAACCTAAGGGTCTTCCAATGAAATTGGGATCATAAAAGTCGCAacctaaacaaaaaataatgaaaacgGTTAGAAATAAACTTGAATCTTTGTCCAGAggtaagtttttttatttttaatgtcaCTCCTGCAATGAATAGAAGGATGGCTAAGGAAATAACTAATCTAACTCAACAGAGAAAGCGGTAGTCACTGTGATTAGGAATcactaaatgaaaaattattgcaACCCGTGCATGCAACACTATCTGATTTCAGTTAAAACAACTTTCATGATGTTATAATGATTAAATTCCCTATTCCCCCCTTTCCCCCCCTTTCCCCGATTGTTAGATATGGATCTCATTGAataaataaaaacggaaaatcCCCTGATAGAAAAACTTTCAGAATATTGGATGTGGTCCTTAGCAACTATCCTCTTACATGAAAAATACGAACCAAGTATTGTCACCAGTGGCTAAATCACCTCTGGTTTTTAGGTAACAATTGAAGTTTTGTTGAACAGAAAAGTGGCCAACTTAAGTTTGAATTTGGCTTCTTGTGGACTGATTTGGCTATTCGTGCAAATCAGAGATCTGCGCTTCTTTCCCAGTCAACCACGTGGACTGGATTTGGCTTAACAATCTGTGCTTCTTAGGCCCCGCCTCACCATCATCGGTCAACCAAACCTCTTATCCACTATTACTTTCTTCTTTTATCACTTACAATCACTTAGAAAACTTGGGATAATCTTTCTATGATATTTAATTTTGTTGTCATAAGCCCATTGATCTTTAATGGAAGTGTGTTCCATTTTTAATTTCTGAGATGGAttagaagaataaaaatttactGCTCTTGGAAAACCCAGGTGAATGTCAACAAAAATTTCATGATTTTGTGTGCTGCACTGTTGAAATTTTTGTAAAACTTAATAAAGATGGTACCCAGTggccctctctcttctcttatcATTCTTCTTATCTTTTCAGTGACTTTGAGCACTTCAAGTTTGGAAACTCAAAatttctttataattttatGCTTGCAGTTGAACATTGTCCACTTTTGTGGGGGTCTTGGTTCTGTTTCTTGTGTATGTAATCATTGAAGAAGTGTGGGCTGAGAAACATTAGGCAACCCTTTGGTTATTAATAACGCGAGGAGGAAATACAGTTGCATGCCATTGATGCTAGAATTTGGCTTTCGGCATTTGAAATCAAATTGTCATGCCTTGTGTGGCACAATCATCCAATTTATCTCTTATTAAATGAAGCAAAAATCAATTTGGAGGTCTAATGAATAAATTTTGGTGAACTTGAGTCTTAATTAATGTACAGGGAGAGTGTTTTATTTAAACTAAAGTAGAGCTTTCTATAGCCACTCCGGTAAGGCAGTAGAATTTACGAAGGAAGAGATGGCAAAGCATCTGATGGGAAAATAAGAGAACACTCATCTGGATTCAAAGACTTACATGTCGCCAGTGGTGAAGGAGCCGATGGAGGTAAGTGTGGTGTTGAGCAGCTATGGGTTGTGGTAGTGATCGATGGGATTTGTATTGGTGACTATGACTGGGTTTATGTTTGGATTGAGTTTTTTAGCCTGTGTGAGAGTTGCAAGCATCCTAGGTACATGAGAGAAGATTGAAGATGGTTGAGGTAGCATGGGATTTTTGAAGTTTCGGTGATGGCATCTTGAAGGGCAATgattgagagagaagagagatgaATGTGtgaagggtattttggtcaaaAAGTTGCATTTATCATTTCATGTGCCCAACCACAATACATTTTCTGTTCAAAACACTAACAGATTGGTAACAGAAGGTGTTAAGTGCAAAAATCCTAATACTttaagggggttaagtgtctgAGTTCATACTTCGAGACAGCAACTCGGAAGCAAGTCATAGTTTAAGGGTGTTTAATTGATTTACCTTAAATATATTAAACAAGATTCCCTGATAGATCTTAACTTATTTATGGTTTTCCAACTATTACTGCGGTCCTTGTGGGGTTTTGATGGTGTAAGCAAAAGAACACAAATAGAAAtctaattctttgttttattcataaaatatgGGAACTCAATGAAACTAGTCTTGTGAATCATTTGGgagaacatattttttattagtgtAAGAAATGGCTTTCATTTAGTCAAACTCTTGTACTATCTGACATTGTTTTCATTTAGTCAAAACTAGTGTACTGTCTGACCTTGGGGAAAAATGAGAGGTGGGTCCCACTTTAATGTTTCCCAGTTCCAGTTGCCTCATCTACTTACTGAATTTGACTAAGCTCTAAGCCCCTTCTTGCCCAGCTTTATACGGGGCATTAGGACAATTTAATATTACTGCAGTACCTGCGGCAAAGCTTATTGTTGCATTTCTATTACCACTCGTCTCACtttatatgaaataaaaatgcTAGAGTTGAGCATGCATTGATTTGATTCTTGCTCATCTTCCTCTTACGAGCACGATGAATTGTATGTCTATAAATCTATTTGGTATTCTCTATTGAGGCAGGTCTGTGTCTTGGCTGTTTAATGATTGGGTTGTGGTTGTACTTGTTTTCAGTTGTGGATAAATGGACTACTGTACCGTAAAACATGGTGCTGACCATGCACTTCATACCTTATGGAATGTGCAGGTGTTCTTGTTTCAAAAGGCTGCTCTTTACAAGTGTAACATGGCTGGAAAACCTGCAGTTGTGACTCGTGTTGTAGATAGTATGACTGGCAATCTTAGACCAACTCGTGCAGAAGCAACCGATGTTGCCAATGCTGTACTGGATGGTTAGCTGCTTTTTGAAACAATTGCCTTCTTGCCATTTTAACTGTTCATTGAGATTCTTCTTCCCATTATTGGTTGTGCATGTTGTATTCTGTGATGATGAATATGATAAGCTTACCGACATTAGGATTGTTGTTATCTGACTGTTGTTTGGTAcgattttgaaaacaatttgtTTATTCTCTATTTGAAGTTTGAGAggtccttttttttaaatttttttatgagatatCAACTTGCAAATTCTGAAacct
Coding sequences:
- the LOC131324668 gene encoding pyruvate kinase 1, cytosolic, which encodes MHANHLLLEEPIRMASILEPSKSSFFPAMTKIVGTLGPRSRSVEVISGCLQAGMSVARFDFSWGDPEYHQETLENMRAAVKKTTKLCAVMLDTVGAELQVVTNTEKSISLEEDGIVVLTPDQGHEASSAVLPINFSGLSKAVKKGDTIFIGQYLFTGSETTSVWLEVNEVKGEDVVCVIKNSATLAGSLFTLHVSQIHIDLPTLTEKDKEVISTWGVKNKIDFLSLSYTRHAEDVREARDFLSKLGDLSQTHIFAKIENVEGLTHFDEILQEADGIILSRGNLGIDLPPEKVFLFQKAALYKCNMAGKPAVVTRVVDSMTGNLRPTRAEATDVANAVLDGTDAILLGAETLRGLYPIETISIVGKICAEAEKVFNQDLYFKRTVKYVGEPMSHLESIASSAVRAAIKVKASVIICFTSSGRAARLIAKYRPTMPVISVVIPRLKTNQLKWSFSGAFEARQSLIVRGLFPMLADPRHPAESTNSTNESVLKVALDHGKASGVIKSHDRVVICQKVGDSSVVKIIELED